One Ficedula albicollis isolate OC2 chromosome 15, FicAlb1.5, whole genome shotgun sequence genomic window carries:
- the WSCD2 gene encoding WSC domain-containing protein 2, producing MAKLLLKLQRYFRRKPVRFFTLLALYLAAGSLVFLHSGFSGEPRVAGSPRSPAAAEGPGLQYLGVMQLGRGFKAAVTIPAGGRRHGPWFRNTSREPSDRGKPRDNSGPRSRALRGRSGREKEEDRARYIGCYEDNTRQRTLRGMSFFDYKKMTVFRCQDNCAERGYLYAGLEFGAECYCGHKIQAPNASEAECNMECKGERSNTCGGVNRLSVYRLELAQESARRYGSAIFRGCFRRPENVSIALPASQLMLNMSVDKCVDFCTEKEFPLAALAGTTCRCGFPSTLFPLHEREDEQLCAHKCAAEEFESCGSAEFLLVYQTQVQDNRCMDRRFLPSRAKQLVALASFPGAGNTWARHLIELATGFYTGSYYFDGSLYNKGFKGERDHWRSGRTICIKTHESGQKEIESFDSAILLIRNPYKALMAEFNRKYGGHIGFAAHAHWKGKEWPEFVANYAPWWATHTLDWLRFGKKVLVVHFEDLKRDLFVQLQRMVALLGVTACEDRLLCVEGQKDGNFKRSGLRKLEYDPYTPEMRKTISAYIRTVDAALKLRNLSGVPEDYYPR from the exons ATGGCCAAGCTTTTGCTAAAACTCCAGCGGTATTTTCGGCGCAAACCCGTGCGTTTCTTCACGCTGCTGGCTCTCTACCTGGCGGCCGGCAGCTTGGTTTTCCTGCATTCCGGCTTTTCGGGGGAGCCCAGGGTGGCGGGGAGCCCCCGCAGCCCCGCGGCCGCAGAGGGGCCGGGGCTGCAGTACCTGGGGGTGATGCAGCTCGGCCGCGGCTTCAAGGCGGCAGTGACGATACCGGCGGGGGGCCGGCGACACGGGCCCTGGTTCAGAAACACCTCCAGGGAGCCGTCGGACAGGGGAAAACCCCGGGATAACAGCGGCCCCCGGAGCCGGGCGCTCAGAGGCAGGAGCGGCCgagagaaggaggaggacaGAG cccggtACATTGGCTGCTACGAGGACAACACCCGGCAGAGGACCCTGCGCGGAATGTCCTTCTTCGACTACAAGAAGATGACGGTGTTCCGTTGCCAGGACAACTGTGCCGAGCG GGGGTACCTGTACGCGGGGCTGGAATTCGGGGCCGAGTGCTACTGCGGGCACAAGATCCAGGCGCCCAACGCCAGCGAGGCCGAGTGCAACATGGAATGCAAGGGAGAGAGGAGCAACACCTGCGGCGGCGTCAACCGGCTCTCCGTCTACCGCCTGGAGCTGGCCCAGGAATCTGCACGCAGGT aTGGAAGTGCGATATTCCGGGGGTGTTTCCGCCGGCCAGAAAACGTTTCCATCGCTCTGCCTGCCAGCCAGCTCATGCTCAACATGTCCGTGGATAAATGTGTGGATTTCTGCACAGAGAAG gaattccccCTGGCAGCGCTGGCAGGCACCACGTGCCGCTGTGGCTTTCCCAGCACGCTGTTCCCGCTGCACGAGCGCGAGGATGAGCAGCTCTGCGCCCACAAATGCGCCGCCGAGGAGTTCGAGAGCTGCGGCTCCGCCGAGTTCCTGCTGGTCTACCAGACACAAGTGCAGG ACAATCGCTGCATGGACAGGAGGTTCCTGCCCAGCCGTGCCAAGCAGTTGGTGGCCCTGGCCAGCTTTCCTGGAGCTGGCAACACCTGGGCCAGGCACCTGATCGAGTTGGCCACCGGCTTCTACACCGGCAGCTACTACTTTGATGGCTCCCTGTACAACAAAG GATTCAAGGGCGAGCGGGATCACTGGAGGAGTGGCAGGACCATTTGCATCAAGACCCACGAGAGTGGGCAGAAGGAGATCGAGTCCTTCGACTCAGCCATCCTGCTGATCCGCAACCCCTACAAGGCCCTGATGGCCGAGTTCAACCGCAAGTACGGGGGGCACATCGGCTTCGCCGCCCACGCCCACTGGAAGGGCAAAG agtgGCCAGAGTTTGTGGCCAACTACGCGCCGTGGTGGGCGACCCACACGCTGGACTGGCTGCGCTTCGGGAAGAAGGTGCTGGTGGTGCACTTCGAGGACCTGAAACGCGACCTGTTCgtgcagctgcagaggatggTGGCGCTGCTGGGCGTCACAGCCTGCGAGGACAGGCTGCTGTGCGTGGAGGGACAGAAGGACGGCAACTTCAAGCGCTCTGGCCTGAGGAAATTGGAGTACGACCCCTACACGCCCGAGATGAGGAAGACAATCAGCGCCTACATCCGAACCGTGGACGCGGCGCTGAAGCTGCGCAACCTCTCGGGGGTTCCTGAGGATTATTACCCCAGATGA